In a genomic window of Kluyveromyces marxianus DMKU3-1042 DNA, complete genome, chromosome 7:
- the TEC1 gene encoding Tec1p (TEA super family[cl02603]), protein MKNGTAKIKLKEKNYGRNELISLYIKNKTGEQRSKKQISSHIQVWKKSIANKMFNDIQTSKFESELLNLIENGAEQTPENWHLFETTFNAIIEQEENYNAAAAAAAAAAATGGGSTATGGGAVGDNSMTSTSSSSAGGTAGAAGSHAYHTYHHPHPHHQQYSTSASSMYHHLPYHVYAQTPSSGVPILPYHIPMMKEPATPIEFAQELYGSLKSFKCVPVNPYEHYNPYTYSSQQQQQQQPGVSRTPLSATTSASATTSASGPHRIPILNTPPPHPLPGNSSSAQSLYQVAKEVENQQKKLIDEMYNKQNHNQNQTNRHTTKPSSSSSSSSSSSSSSSSVHHQFSNLNVNYRHQQFNDQYRRHPVLPPASQLRSTDSNLNSLSTLNSAV, encoded by the coding sequence ATGAAGAACGGAACTGCAAAGATCAAACTCAAGGAAAAAAACTACGGCAGAAACGAACTCATCTCGCTCtacatcaagaacaaaaccGGCGAGCAACGGTCCAAGAAACAGATCTCTTCCCACATCCAGGTCTGGAAGAAGTCCATTGCCAATAAAATGTTCAACGACATCCAAACGTCCAAATTCGAGAGCGAACTGCTCAACCTTATTGAAAACGGTGCAGAACAGACCCCAGAGAACTGGCACTTGTTCGAAACAACGTTCAATGCCATCATTGAACAGGAAGAAAACTACAacgcagcagcagcagcagctgctgctgctgctgcaactGGTGGCGGCTCTACTGCAACTGGTGGCGGTGCGGTGGGCGATAACAGTATGACTTCAacgtcatcttcttccgcCGGGGGCACGGCTGGCGCCGCTGGCTCCCACGCCTACCACACTTACCACCATCCACACCCACACCACCAACAGTATTCCACTTCTGCCTCCTCAATGTACCACCATCTTCCATACCATGTGTACGCACAAACCCCATCATCAGGCGTTCCAATCCTCCCATACCATATCCCAATGATGAAGGAACCAGCTACCCCAATAGAGTTCGCCCAAGAACTCTACGGCAGCCTCAAGTCCTTCAAGTGCGTCCCAGTGAACCCTTATGAACACTACAACCCATACACATATTCAtcacagcaacaacagcaacaacagcctGGCGTCTCACGTACTCCTCTATCAGCCACTACTTCGGCCTCAGCCACTACTTCAGCCTCGGGACCACACAGGATCCCAATCCTCAACACCCCACCTCCACATCCATTGCCTGGCAACTCTTCGTCAGCGCAATCCCTCTACCAAGTAGCAAAAGAGGTCGAAAATcagcagaagaaactgATAGATGAGATGTACAACAAACAGAACCacaaccaaaaccaaaccaacCGCCACACAACTAAACCCTCAtcgtcctcttcttcttcctcttcttcatcttcatcctcatcctctGTTCATCACCAGTTTTCAAACCTTAATGTAAACTACAGACACCAACAGTTCAACGATCAATACAGGAGACACCCAGTCCTACCACCGGCCTCCCAACTCAGATCAACTGACTCAAACCTTAACTCACTTTCAACTTTAAATTCGGCCGTTTAA
- the MIS1 gene encoding trifunctional formate-tetrahydrofolate ligase/methenyltetrahydrofolate cyclohydrolase/methylenetetrahydrofolate dehydrogenase MIS1, giving the protein MLRSPLRNAIKYSPVRLLKSSNRHHQQYVHIAKCQYHLLSGTKIAKSIREDAFQEITRIKEKAPEFVPCLKIIQVGSRPDSSAYVRMKLKASEESGVKCIVEKLPEDIGELELLQKIQKINDDDSIHGLLIQLPLPRHLNETEITNAVSYTKDVDGFHRYNVGELSKRGGKPYFLPCTPNGCIRLLKESGIDLKGKRAVVIGRSDIVGTPVASLLKDLNATVTICHRYTENIADVVKNADVVIAACGVPNMVKPDWLKQDAIVIDVGINYIPDATKKSGKRLVGDVDFEACKEKASYITPVPGGVGPMTVAMLVQNVVLAAKRQLQNATKLPQIKPLPLKLETKVPSDIEISRKQAPKYIKTVAEELGVHHSELELYGHYKAKLSPKIIKRLAENEDGKYILVAGITPTPLGEGKSTTTIGLVQALSAHLQKPSIANVRQPSMGPTFGVKGGAAGGGYAQVIPMDEFNMHLTGDIHAIGAANNLLAAAIDTRMFHEATQKKHETFYKRLVPVKKGTRSFTPSMLKRLEKLGINKTNPDDLTTEEIVKFARLNIDPDTITIKRVVDVNDRMLRQITIGQAPTEKGFTRQTGFDITVASELMAILALSKDLKDLRERVGRIVIGSNYDKEPITVEDIGCGGAIAALLKDAVKPNLMQTLEGTPVLVHAGPFANISIGASSVIADRVALKLVGKPKNADEGVESGYVVTEAGFDFTMGGERFFNIKCRASGLTPNAVVLVATVRALKLHGGAPDVKPGQSLPEEYTQENVELVKNGTANMCKQIENIKQFGIPVVVAVNRFESDTEAEIDAIKEAAQKAGAFDVVSTNHWAEGGKGAINLAKSVIEASKQPSDFKFLYDVNDTVEEKLSTIVTKMYGGAKIEISEEAQKKIDMYREQGFGNLPICIAKTQYSLSHDAKLKNVPTGFTFPIRDVRASIGAGYLYALAAEIQTIPGLSTHAGYMNVEIDEDGEIEGLF; this is encoded by the coding sequence ATGCTAAGGTCTCCCTTGAGAAATGCTATTAAATATAGCCCAGTGCGTCTACTGAAAAGTTCCAATAGGCATCATCAACAATATGTGCACATTGCGAAGTGCCAGTACCATTTGCTTTCCGGTACGAAGATTGCCAAGTCGATCAGGGAGGATGCGTTCCAGGAGATCACACGGATCAAAGAGAAGGCGCCTGAATTTGTGCCATGTTTGAAGATTATCCAAGTGGGATCTCGTCCAGATTCTTCGGCGTACGTTCGCATGAAGTTGAAGGCATCTGAGGAGTCTGGTGTGAAGTGTATTGTGGAGAAGCTTCCCGAGGATATCGGGGAACTGGAGTTGTTACAAAAGATCCAGAAGATTAACGACGATGACTCTATTCATGGGTTGTTGATCCAACTTCCATTGCCTAGACATTTGAACGAGACGGAAATCACGAATGCTGTTTCTTACACCAAGGATGTGGATGGGTTCCATCGCTACAACGTTGGGGAATTGTCCAAGAGAGGTGGTAAGCCTTATTTCTTGCCATGCACGCCAAACGGGTGTATCAGGTTGCTAAAGGAATCTGGTATTGACTTGAAGGGAAAACGTGCGGTGGTTATTGGGAGATCAGACATCGTTGGTACTCCGGTTGCTTCTCTATTGAAGGACCTTAACGCGACGGTCACGATCTGCCACAGATACACTGAGAATATTGCAGATGTGGTTAAAAACGCAGACGTTGTTATTGCGGCTTGTGGTGTGCCCAACATGGTTAAGCCAGATTGGTTGAAACAGGATGCCATTGTCATTGACGTTGGTATCAACTACATTCCAGATGCTACCAAGAAATCCGGTAAAAGATTGGTTGGTGATGTCGACTTTGAGGCTTGTAAGGAAAAGGCCTCGTACATTACCCCGGTTCCAGGTGGAGTGGGTCCTATGACCGTTGCCATGCTTGTCCAGAATGTAGTTTTGGCTGCTAAGAGACAACTGCAAAATGCCACCAAGTTACCACAAATCAAGCCATTACCTTTGAAGTTGGAGACTAAAGTCCCATCAGATATCgaaatttcaagaaaacaagCTCCCAAGTACATCAAAACTGTTGCTGAAGAGCTCGGCGTTCATCACAGCGAATTAGAGCTTTATGGCCACTATAAGGCAAAGTTATCGCCAAAGATTATCAAGAGATTGGCAGAAAATGAGGATGGGAAATACATTCTTGTTGCTGGTATTACACCTACCCCATTGGGTGAAGGTAAATCCACCACTACTATCGGTTTGGTTCAAGCGCTCTCGGCCCATCTACAAAAACCTTCCATTGCAAATGTCAGACAGCCTTCGATGGGTCCTACATTCGGTGTTAAAGGTGGTGCAGCAGGTGGTGGTTATGCCCAAGTCATTCCAATGGACGAGTTCAACATGCATCTAACCGGTGACATTCATGCCATCGGTGCTGCTAACAACTTGTTGGCAGCTGCTATTGACACTAGAATGTTCCACGAAGCCactcaaaagaaacacgAAACCTTCTACAAGAGATTGGTTCCTGTTAAGAAGGGTACAAGAAGCTTCACTCCATCTATGCTAAAGAGATTGGAGAAGTTGGGTATCAATAAGACGAACCCAGATGACTTGACCACCGAGGAAATTGTCAAATTCGCCCGTTTGAACATCGATCCTGACACTATCACTATCAAGAGAGTTGTTGACGTCAACGACAGAATGCTACGTCAAATTACCATTGGCCAAGCCCCAACAGAGAAGGGATTCACAAGACAAACAGGTTTCGATATCACAGTCGCTTCCGAATTGATGGCCATTCTAGCCTTATCCAAAGACTTGAAAGACCTCAGAGAACGTGTCGGACGTATTGTTATTGGTTCAAACTACGACAAGGAACCAATTACAGTAGAGGATATTGGATGTGGTGGTGCCATCGCAGCTCTTTTAAAGGATGCGGTTAAACCAAATTTGATGCAAACTCTAGAGGGAACACCAGTTCTGGTCCACGCTGGTCCCTTTGCCAACATATCCATTGGTGCATCCTCTGTTATTGCTGACAGAGTGGCTCTAAAGCTTGTTGGTAAACCCAAGAATGCTGACGAAGGTGTCGAATCCGGTTATGTTGTTACGGAAGCTGGATTTGACTTTACCATGGGTGGTGAgagattcttcaacatcaaGTGCAGAGCTTCAGGGTTAACTCCAAATGCCGTCGTTTTAGTTGCTACCGTGAGAGCTCTAAAATTGCATGGTGGTGCCCCAGACGTCAAGCCAGGCCAGTCATTACCTGAAGAGTACACACAAGAAAACGTGGAGTTGGTCAAGAACGGAACTGCTAACATGTGCAAGCAAATCGAAAACATTAAACAATTCGGTATTCCAGTAGTTGTTGCTGTCAACAGATTTGAATCTGACACTGAAGCCGAAATTGATGCTATCAAGGAAGCAGCACAAAAAGCAGGTGCATTTGACGTTGTTTCCACGAACCACTGGGCCGAAGGTGGTAAGGGTGCCATCAACTTGGCAAAATCTGTCATTGAAGCCTCCAAACAACCTTCAGACTTCAAGTTCCTCTACGATGTCAACGACACAGTGGAAGAGAAACTTTCAACTATCGTTACAAAGATGTACGGTGGTGCCAAGATTGAGATCTCCGAAGAAgctcaaaagaaaattgacATGTACCGTGAACAAGGGTTTGGTAACCTACCAATATGTATTGCCAAGACTCAGTACTCATTGTCCCACGATGCAAAGTTAAAAAACGTTCCAACTGGGTTTACTTTCCCAATTAGAGACGTTAGAGCATCCATCGGTGCCGGATACTTGTATGCACTAGCAGCTGAAATTCAAACGATTCCGGGTCTATCAACCCACGCCGGTTACATGAACGTCGAAATCGACGAAGACGGTGAAATTGAAGGTCTATTCTAG
- the MAK21 gene encoding RNA-binding ribosome biosynthesis protein MAK21 — translation MSLDLSKLKEKVSSKLDASSKNKEAKAKKKEKSKEKSQKQEEKSQEKSKEKSKEKPEENDELVREALSLGASEKDIELVNDVDDDASEIEFKDDDGKEVDEKFKEDFNDLLKNMGFDKMKEPEVVEEEAPEEEEEEEEEEAEEAEEESSLSPPPAQEKEEAKSDLINQTHIVQSDKLVVPSDMLWYEVPLDPELNREQDPLTTEQIDKLYQRGKEFLEQDNTTYYEEFTKNSSQRKFMSQILNDGTLNDKISALTLLLQESPLHNIKSLDTLVGFCGKKSRNSALQALNALKDLFLNGLLPDRKLKFFKNQNLSMLLNKRTLAVLYFEDYLKNLYFKILEILEKLSHDPIIYVRLQVLNHIFDLLSAKPEQEFNLLKLGVNKLGDIDNKVASKASFKLLKLETLHPNMKSIIVDAVVDIAIRPQADYHTTYYSALTLNQTILKRSEMSLANQLIKTYFTLFEKFLIQTDADNEESKTKAKASDKSYEKKRKKNFKRGKKGGKSVVEEKTEQDVIEEKNTKLFGAILTGLNRAFPFADMPGSVYEIHLDTLFKITHASNFNTSIQALVLIHQVVIKTGITNDRYYKTLYESLLDPRLVTSSKQGIYLNLLYKSLKEDKDIGRVDAFVKRILQVCAHWLNVGAISGMFYLLIQLSKAIPQIRNLLLNSPLDAVYDSDDDEGDKNDDKNKNNAAAANGYDSRKRDPKYANAEKSSLWEINQFLTHFHPTVQSYAQGFFDGDTQQTRELVKPDLGLFTLAHFLDRFVYRNAKQKPTTRGSSIMQPLGGVHTGALLVKASDKTLHEVPVNTENWLNKKVQEIRPDEKFFYQYFSTKTAAIKSGKKEGDAGEFDEESDLDEDEVWDALVKSRPDVEGEDEDSDIEFSEEDFGSDLDSSSDAVEGMSEEDEDEDEDEEEEGEEEEEEGDDNDEDADADDISDFDPEEAKIFTNDSEDEMGSDDEVFYSAADNSSDEDEEEKEEPPRKKSKKSHKQKLRELPTFASADDYAQYLNSDED, via the coding sequence ATGAGTCTTGATCTATCGaaattgaaggagaaggTTTCTTCGAAACTAGACGCTTCTTCGAAGAATAAGGAAgccaaggccaagaagaaggagaagtCCAAGGAGAAGAGCCAGAAGCAAGAGGAAAAGTCCCAGGAAAAATCTAAGGAAAAATCTAAGGAAAAACCAGAGGAAAATGACGAACTAGTGCGCGAAGCGTTGTCTTTGGGAGCTTCAGAAAAGGATATTGAGCTTGTGAACGATGTTGACGACGATGCTAGTGAGATAGAGTTCAAGGATGACGACGGCAAGGAGGTTGATGAGAAGTTCAAGGAGGATTTTAAcgatttgttgaagaatatgGGTTTTGACAAGATGAAGGAACCAGAAGTGgtggaagaagaggcaccagaggaagaagaagaagaagaagaagaagaagcagaggAAGCAGAGGAAGAGAGTTCTCTTAGTCCTCCCCCagcacaagaaaaagaggaagctAAATCCGATTTGATCAACCAAACTCATATTGTCCAAAGTGATAAATTGGTCGTGCCATCCGATATGCTATGGTACGAAGTTCCTCTAGACCCAGAGCTAAACAGAGAACAAGACCCACTCACAACCGAACAGATAGATAAACTATACCAACGTGGTAAGGAATTCTTGGAACAGGATAACACCACCTACTACGAAGAATTCACCAAAAACTCCTCCCAACGTAAGTTTATGTCCCAGATTCTTAACGATGGTACTTTGAACGATAAAATTAGTGCCCTAACGTTGCTATTGCAAGAATCTCCATTGCACAACATCAAGTCCCTAGATACTTTGGTTGGATTTTGCGgtaaaaaatcaagaaactCGGCCTTGCAAGCTTTGAACGCTCTAAAggatttgttcttgaacgGTCTCCTACCAGACCGTAAGCtaaagttcttcaagaacCAAAACCTATCCATGTTGCTCAATAAGAGAACATTGGCAGTACTATACTTTGAGgattatttgaagaacttgtacTTCAAGATCCTTGAGATTTTGGAGAAGTTGTCGCATGACCCTATCATCTATGTCAGATTGCAGGTTTTAAACCACATTTTCGATTTGCTATCTGCTAAGCCCGAACAAGAGTTTAACCTTTTGAAACTTGGAGTTAACAAGTTGGGTGATATCGATAACAAGGTTGCTTCCAAGGCTTCATTCAAGTTGCTAAAACTTGAAACTCTACATCCAAACATGAAATCTATCATCGTTGATGCCGTGGTTGACATCGCCATTAGACCACAAGCGGACTACCACACCACCTATTACTCTGCGCTAACTTTGAACCAAACCATCTTGAAAAGATCTGAAATGAGTCTTGCCAACCAATTGATCAAGACGTACTTCACCTTGTTCGAGAAGTTCTTAATCCAAACGGACGCTGATAACGAGGAATCCAAGACCAAGGCTAAGGCCAGCGACAAGTCTTatgagaagaagagaaagaagaacttcaaGAGAGGTAAGAAGGGTGGTAAATCTGtcgttgaagaaaagactGAGCAGGACGTTATTGAGGAGAAGAACACCAAACTTTTCGGTGCCATTCTAACAGGTTTGAACCGTGCGTTCCCCTTCGCCGATATGCCAGGTTCCGTTTATGAGATACATTTGGACACTTTATTCAAGATTACACATGCCTCCAACTTTAACACCTCTATCCAAGCCTTGGTTTTAATTCACCAAGTCGTTATCAAGACAGGTATCACAAACGACAGATACTACAAGACTTTGTACGAGTCGTTGCTAGATCCTAGATTGGTTACATCTTCGAAACAAGGTATTTACTTGAATTTGCTCTACAAATCCTTGAAGGAGGACAAGGACATTGGCCGGGTAGACGCATTCGTGAAGCGTATATTGCAGGTATGTGCGCATTGGCTAAACGTTGGTGCCATCAGTGGTATGTTTTATCTATTGATACAGCTATCGAAGGCGATTCCACAAATCAGGAATTTATTGCTCAATTCTCCACTAGATGCAGTTTACGATTCCGATGATGACGAGGGTGACAAGAACGACGataagaacaagaacaatgcagcagcagcaaatgGCTACGACAGTCGTAAGCGTGATCCGAAGTATGCGAATGCGGAAAAGTCATCGCTTTGGGAAATTAACCAATTCTTGACGCATTTCCATCCAACCGTTCAATCGTACGCACAAGGATTTTTCGACGGTGACACGCAACAAACAAGGGAATTGGTCAAGCCGGATCTTGGTTTGTTCACACTTGCGCACTTTTTGGACAGATTTGTGTACCGTAATGCGAAACAAAAGCCTACCACTAGGGGTTCGTCTATTATGCAACCGTTGGGAGGTGTACACACTGGTGCATTATTGGTGAAGGCAAGTGACAAAACGTTACACGAAGTGCCTGTAAATACGGAGAACTGgttgaacaagaaggtGCAAGAGATTAGACCCGACGAGAAGTTCTTTTACCAGTACTTCTCTACCAAGACTGCGGCCATCAAGTCCGGGAAGAAGGAAGGAGATGCTGGCGAATTTGACGAAGAGAGCGATTTGGACGAGGACGAGGTTTGGGATGCGTTGGTGAAGTCGCGTCCGGACGTTGAGGGTGAAGACGAGGACAGCGATATCGAATTCAGCGAGGAGGACTTTGGTTCAGACCTAGACTCTTCTAGCGATGCTGTCGAAGGCATGTCCGAggaggatgaggatgaggatgaggatgaggaagaagaaggagaagaagaagaagaagaaggggACGATAACGATGAAGATGCCGACGCCGATGACATCAGCGATTTCGATCCTGAAGAAGCCAAAATCTTCACGAACGATTCCGAGGACGAGATGGGTTCTGACGACGAGGTGTTCTACAGCGCAGCCGACAATTCTTCcgatgaggatgaggaagagaaggaagagcctccaagaaagaaatcgaagaaGTCACACAAGCAAAAGCTACGCGAACTTCCTACCTTTGCATCTGCGGACGATTATGCACAGTATTTGAACTCTGATGAGGACTAA
- the RPL19B gene encoding 60S ribosomal protein eL19 encodes MPEMKANLRTQKRLAASVVGVGKRKIWMDPSESAEIAQANSRNAIRKLVKNGTIVKKPVRIHSRSRTRAMAESKRNGRHTGYGKRKGTKEARLPSQVVWIRRLRVLRRLLAKYRDAGKIDRHLYHSLYKAAKGNTFKHKRALVEHIIQAKADAQREKALKEEAEARRLKNRAARERRAQRVAEKRDALLKEDA; translated from the exons ATGCCTGAAATGAA GGCTAACTTGAGAACTCAAAAGAGACTTGCCGCTTCTGTTGTCGGTGTTGGTAAGAGAAAGATCTGGATGGATCCTTCCGAATCCGCCGAAATCGCTCAAGCCAACTCCAGAAATGCTATCAGAAAGTTGGTCAAGAACGGTACCATCGTCAAGAAGCCAGTTAGAATCCACTCTAGATCCAGAACTAGAGCTATGGCTGAATCCAAGAGAAACGGTCGTCACACTGGTTACGGTAAGAGAAAGGGTACCAAGGAAGCCAGATTGCCATCCCAAGTCGTCTGGATCAGAAGATTACGTGTCTTGAGAAGATTGTTGGCCAAGTACAGAGACGCTGGTAAGATCGACAGACACTTGTACCACTCCTTGTACAAGGCTGCTAAGGGTAACACCTTCAAGCACAAGAGAGCTTTGGTTGAACACATCATCCAAGCTAAGGCTGATGCTCAACGTGAAAAGgctttgaaggaagaagctgaagctAGAAGATTGAAGAACAGAGCTGctagagaaagaagagctCAAAGAGTTGCTGAAAAGAGAGACgctttgttgaaggaagaCGCTTAA
- a CDS encoding uncharacterized protein (HLH[cd00083], Helix-loop-helix domain) — MPLYSEDAYGDPDRGGSRSGSGSGSGSGSGSGSGSGSGSGSNSGAGANIVYPGQSQGQGPGQGQGHDHGSSMLRTVSGSGSGTNTNNTGTGAGTSSAAITLPRPHSQVHLNIGGSGSNSEAVGVGSGNGSGNRNGPGPGPGPGPGPSMLSMPTTMGHNDSEKKYRNNINMHFQYLRRAVPTLRWCDDNSIPVESLEGLAPPSKVNKVQILAKSHEYIRHLEHKNVLLQQKNEQLRMQLAQFMPKYGVPPGPPGPPGPPGPPGPGGPPPMGYLSEQQAQAQAQYQAQAQAQAQAQAQAQAQAQAQAQAQYQSQMQAQGMVDISSPSSKSLPPTPFYRQPSQSQTQAQTPGQSQNQNQGAGQGASQGPGTAQTPRHPQGLGLAPGSIPNMGIPLPHQQMYPIPPAPAPSQTQGQPQTQTPGPIPHQNYQYLKYQGYYQQPNQSGDE, encoded by the coding sequence ATGCCTTTGTATTCAGAGGATGCATATGGTGATCCGGACCGAGGAGGTTCGAGGTCaggttctggttctggttcgGGCTCAGGCTCGGGCTCGGGTTCAGGTTCAGGTTCAGGCTCAGGCTCGAATTCGGGAGCTGGCGCAAATATCGTGTATCCTGGCCAAagccagggccagggcccTGGCCAAGGTCAGGGTCACGACCATGGTAGTTCGATGCTGAGAACAGTATCtggtagtggtagtggtaCAAACACAAATAATACAGGCACGGGTGCGGGCACTAGCAGTGCCGCAATCACGCTGCCACGGCCTCACTCCCAGGTTCATTTGAACATTGGGGGAAGTGGTTCGAACAGCGAAGCTGTTGGTGTTGGAAGTGGAAATGGAAGTGGAAATAGAAatggccctggccctggccctggccctggccctgggCCAAGCATGTTGTCGATGCCCACTACCATGGGCCACAACGACAGCGAAAAAAAGTACAgaaacaacatcaacatgCATTTCCAGTATCTACGACGCGCAGTACCGACGCTACGGTGGTGCGACGACAACTCGATACCGGTGGAGTCGCTCGAGGGCTTGGCTCCTCCGTCGAAGGTCAACAAGGTGCAGATTCTTGCCAAGTCGCACGAGTATATCCGGCACCTGGAACACAAGAACGTTTTGTTGCAGCAGAAGAACGAGCAGCTTAGGATGCAGCTTGCGCAGTTCATGCCCAAGTATGGGGTTCCTCCGGGTCCACCGGGTCCCCCAGGTCCCCCAGGTCCGCCAGGACCTGGAGGGCCTCCTCCCATGGGTTATTTGAGCGAGCAGCAGGCGCAGGCTCAGGCTCAGTAccaagctcaagctcaagccCAAGCTCAAGCCCAAGCTCAAgcccaggcccaggcccaggcccaagctcaagctcagTACCAATCACAAATGCAAGCCCAGGGAATGGTGGACATTTCGTCCCCCAGCAGCAAATCTTTGCCCCCAACACCGTTCTATCGCCAGCCCAGTCAATCACAGACCCAGGCCCAAACACCAGGCCAAtcccaaaaccaaaaccaaggCGCCGGCCAAGGCGCCAGCCAAGGCCCAGGTACAGCTCAAACACCAAGACACCCCCAGGGTCTTGGTCTCGCGCCAGGATCTATCCCGAACATGGGCATCCCTCTGCCGCACCAGCAAATGTACCCCATCCCTCCAGCGCCAGCGCCATCTCAAACCCAAGGTCAACCCCAAACTCAAACTCCAGGCCCAATCCCACACCAAAATTACCAGTACCTCAAGTACCAAGGCTACTACCAACAACCAAACCAATCTGGAGATGAATAA